From the Thermococcus sp. genome, one window contains:
- a CDS encoding aldolase gives MSRIIKSQLVEYSRLAHQRGLTAAFGGNLSVRLGDRVFIKATGVVMDEMNEAQVAVIDMKGNQLSGVRPSSEYRLHLAVYRKRPDVRAIAHLHPPYSIAVSALLRGELPIITPEAELYLGKIPIAPFRPAGTEELAEVTSEALRKADAVIMERHGVVTVGRTLREAFYKAELVEESAKLWYLTERPCGK, from the coding sequence GTGAGCCGTATAATTAAATCCCAGCTGGTAGAATACTCCCGTCTTGCCCACCAACGCGGTTTAACCGCCGCCTTCGGCGGGAACCTGAGCGTAAGGCTCGGGGACAGGGTTTTTATAAAAGCCACCGGTGTTGTTATGGACGAGATGAACGAGGCTCAGGTGGCTGTTATTGACATGAAGGGAAACCAGCTCTCGGGCGTAAGGCCCTCCTCGGAGTACCGCCTTCATCTGGCCGTTTACAGGAAGAGGCCCGACGTTAGGGCCATAGCCCACCTCCATCCGCCTTATTCGATAGCGGTCTCGGCCCTTTTGAGGGGCGAGCTTCCGATAATAACCCCCGAGGCGGAGCTCTACCTTGGGAAGATACCAATAGCTCCCTTCAGGCCCGCTGGAACCGAGGAGCTCGCCGAGGTGACTTCAGAGGCTCTGAGAAAAGCCGACGCGGTTATAATGGAGAGGCACGGTGTAGTCACCGTCGGCAGAACCCTAAGGGAGGCCTTTTACAAGGCCGAACTCGTCGAGGAGAGCGCGAAGCTTTGGTACCTGACTGAAAGACCTTGCGGAAAATGA
- a CDS encoding UPF0147 family protein — translation MSNELIQQIVQVLKEQVVQDTVVPRNIRRAAEQAIEVLLDESKEPAVRAADAIAILEEISEDPNMPMHTRTIIWEVLGALEQVK, via the coding sequence ATGAGCAACGAGCTGATCCAGCAAATAGTGCAGGTTCTCAAGGAGCAGGTCGTCCAGGACACCGTCGTCCCGAGGAACATTAGGAGAGCTGCCGAGCAGGCCATCGAGGTTCTCCTCGACGAGAGCAAGGAGCCCGCCGTCAGGGCGGCTGATGCGATAGCAATCCTTGAGGAGATAAGCGAAGACCCGAACATGCCCATGCACACGAGAACCATCATCTGGGAGGTTCTCGGAGCCCTTGAGCAGGTGAAGTGA
- a CDS encoding basic amino acid ABC transporter substrate-binding protein: MQSIFRTVVIVRAKSPYVAVVLVALLLAVAASGCVSTGAKEKVLVVGTSADFPPFEYKNASNGQITGFDIDLIKLIAKKMGYDRVEIKDMDFDSLIPALQAGKVDVVIAGMTITPEREKVVDFSIPYWEADQAVLVRKGSGIKVSSVDDLKGKKIGVEKGTTGAIYVKKHLGNSSTIKEYPTYVAALEALLNGQVDVVVLDSPVAKMFSKKYSVEIVYTIKTGEHYGIAVKKGNKELLDGINKALKEIMNSPEWDKLVEKYFGS; encoded by the coding sequence ATGCAGTCAATTTTCAGAACGGTGGTCATCGTGAGGGCAAAGTCCCCGTACGTCGCTGTTGTTTTGGTGGCCCTTCTGCTGGCGGTCGCCGCGAGCGGGTGCGTCAGCACAGGGGCAAAGGAGAAGGTTCTCGTTGTCGGAACCAGTGCGGACTTCCCGCCCTTCGAGTATAAGAACGCAAGCAACGGCCAGATTACGGGCTTCGACATAGACCTGATAAAGCTCATAGCCAAGAAGATGGGCTACGACAGGGTCGAGATAAAGGACATGGACTTCGACTCCCTCATCCCTGCCCTCCAGGCCGGCAAGGTTGACGTCGTCATAGCCGGAATGACCATAACGCCTGAGCGCGAAAAGGTCGTTGACTTCAGCATACCCTACTGGGAGGCTGATCAAGCCGTCCTCGTGAGGAAGGGCTCGGGGATAAAGGTCTCCTCTGTGGATGACCTCAAGGGCAAGAAGATAGGCGTTGAGAAGGGAACAACGGGGGCAATCTACGTCAAGAAGCACCTCGGCAACAGCTCGACGATAAAGGAGTACCCAACTTACGTTGCGGCCCTTGAAGCACTCCTCAACGGGCAGGTTGACGTGGTTGTGCTCGACAGCCCGGTCGCGAAGATGTTCTCCAAGAAGTACAGCGTTGAGATAGTCTACACCATAAAGACCGGCGAGCACTATGGAATAGCCGTCAAGAAGGGTAACAAGGAGCTCCTCGACGGGATAAACAAGGCCCTCAAGGAGATAATGAACTCCCCTGAGTGGGACAAGCTCGTCGAGAAGTACTTCGGTAGCTGA
- a CDS encoding amino acid ABC transporter permease, whose translation MIGTAVSLDVAMRMLLEGAKMTVILSVLSIILGLLVGLPVAIMETYGGKVLRYIAMVYEGTLRGIPLLAIYMVIFFSIPLLTGIGLPAFWAAVIGLGIRSSAYQSQIFRSTIQAVGEGQIEAAYSLGMSKLETLRYVVLPQAIRMAVPAWMNEYVIVLKDTSIALAIGIVELTRQAQYLVSITGEPFRYYGLAAFLYLIMVLPLTYLAGVLAKKYGIKGTGGASNVRI comes from the coding sequence TTGATAGGAACCGCGGTTTCTCTCGACGTTGCAATGAGGATGCTCCTCGAAGGGGCAAAGATGACCGTTATCCTTTCGGTTCTCTCGATAATCCTCGGCCTCCTCGTTGGGCTCCCCGTGGCGATAATGGAGACCTACGGGGGTAAGGTGCTGAGGTACATAGCTATGGTTTACGAGGGAACCCTCAGGGGGATTCCGCTCCTCGCGATATACATGGTGATATTCTTCTCCATACCCCTCCTGACTGGAATAGGCCTGCCGGCCTTCTGGGCGGCGGTTATAGGCCTCGGGATACGCTCTTCAGCCTACCAGTCCCAGATATTCAGGAGCACCATACAGGCCGTTGGCGAGGGGCAGATAGAGGCAGCTTACTCCCTCGGGATGTCCAAGTTGGAGACCCTCAGGTACGTTGTTCTGCCGCAGGCGATAAGGATGGCCGTTCCGGCGTGGATGAACGAATACGTCATAGTCCTGAAGGACACCTCGATAGCCCTCGCCATAGGCATAGTCGAGCTCACGAGGCAGGCCCAGTACCTCGTTTCGATAACAGGCGAGCCCTTCCGCTACTACGGTCTCGCCGCCTTCCTGTACCTGATAATGGTTCTCCCGCTCACCTATCTGGCGGGGGTTCTTGCGAAGAAGTATGGAATAAAGGGAACGGGGGGTGCCTCCAACGTCAGAATCTGA
- a CDS encoding amino acid ABC transporter ATP-binding protein: MPPTSESDVLIIRNLKKRFGEKTVLDGVSFSVKRGETKVIIGPSGAGKSTLLRCINRLVEPDEGEIIFDGINVLSKDVDIRKIRARIGFVFQHFNLFKHLTALENVKIGPKVVKGLSDEEAEKIAVKALKAVHLEEDAFEKYPAELSGGQQQRVAIARALAMEPDIILFDEPTSALDPQLAGEVLDVMRELAKKKVTMLVVTHEIGFALNAADEVLFFYNGKIWERGEPRELLYNPKKEETKAFLRRIADLSL, encoded by the coding sequence GTGCCTCCAACGTCAGAATCTGACGTTCTGATAATTAGAAACCTGAAGAAGAGGTTCGGGGAAAAGACGGTTCTCGATGGGGTCTCTTTCAGCGTGAAGAGGGGCGAAACGAAGGTCATAATAGGGCCGAGCGGTGCCGGGAAGAGCACCCTCCTCAGGTGCATCAACAGGCTCGTCGAGCCCGATGAGGGGGAGATAATCTTCGACGGGATAAACGTCCTCTCGAAGGACGTGGACATAAGGAAAATCCGCGCGAGGATAGGCTTCGTCTTCCAGCACTTCAACCTCTTCAAGCACCTGACCGCGCTCGAAAACGTCAAGATAGGGCCCAAGGTGGTGAAGGGCCTGAGCGACGAGGAGGCCGAGAAGATAGCGGTCAAAGCTCTAAAGGCGGTTCACCTTGAGGAGGACGCCTTTGAGAAGTACCCGGCCGAGCTGAGCGGTGGACAGCAGCAGCGCGTAGCAATAGCGAGGGCCCTCGCGATGGAGCCCGACATAATACTCTTCGACGAGCCGACTTCCGCTTTAGACCCCCAGCTCGCGGGGGAGGTCTTGGACGTCATGAGGGAGCTCGCTAAGAAGAAGGTCACGATGCTGGTGGTTACGCACGAGATTGGCTTTGCCCTGAACGCTGCTGACGAGGTGCTCTTCTTCTACAACGGAAAGATCTGGGAGAGGGGAGAGCCGAGGGAGCTGCTCTACAACCCGAAGAAGGAGGAGACAAAGGCCTTCCTGAGAAGGATAGCAGATTTGTCACTGTGA
- a CDS encoding amino acid ABC transporter permease, whose translation MDYGFIIGQLAKGLEVTLELTLLGFLGGFALGFLLAIARTYGGGIARALAVAYIELIRGTPMLLQLYIIGFGLPLLIRQYLPNFVMNPTIAALLGIMLNSAAYQAEYMRGAFNSIESGQIEAALSLGMTRWQIIRHVVFPQAFRIMLPSWTNEMVYLLKYSSLAMLLAVPELMYMASVTASETFLYAQIYLIVAGIYLVFATLIIQLMRIVELKIHIPGVTTIKR comes from the coding sequence ATGGACTACGGGTTCATAATCGGCCAGCTCGCCAAGGGGCTTGAAGTTACCCTTGAGCTAACGCTCCTCGGCTTCCTCGGGGGCTTTGCCCTGGGCTTTCTCTTGGCTATAGCGAGAACCTACGGGGGTGGCATAGCCAGAGCGCTGGCAGTGGCTTACATAGAGCTCATAAGGGGCACCCCAATGCTCCTCCAGCTCTACATAATCGGTTTCGGGTTACCCCTCCTCATAAGGCAGTACCTCCCGAACTTCGTCATGAACCCAACGATAGCGGCCCTCCTCGGGATAATGCTCAACAGCGCGGCTTATCAGGCCGAGTACATGAGGGGAGCCTTCAACTCGATAGAATCGGGCCAGATAGAGGCTGCACTCTCCCTCGGCATGACGAGGTGGCAAATAATAAGGCACGTCGTGTTTCCGCAGGCCTTCAGGATAATGCTCCCCAGCTGGACGAACGAGATGGTTTACCTCCTCAAGTACTCCTCGCTAGCCATGCTCCTCGCGGTTCCCGAGCTCATGTACATGGCGAGCGTCACCGCGTCGGAGACCTTCCTCTACGCCCAGATATACCTGATAGTCGCGGGGATTTACCTGGTCTTCGCGACGCTGATAATCCAGCTTATGCGCATTGTCGAGCTTAAAATCCACATCCCGGGGGTAACGACGATAAAGAGGTGA
- the cobO gene encoding cob(I)yrinic acid a,c-diamide adenosyltransferase, whose amino-acid sequence MSWKDRLGLVHIYTGNGKGKTTSAFGLAVRMLGSGGKVIIIQFLKAGRAYGEQVKIEECGAVIESYGLPKFVHGKPSEEDIEAAKRALERAREVASSGEWDLVVLDELCVALSFGMLDVGEVKELIRKKAPHTELVLTGRYCPEELFELADYVTEMREVKHPYQRGVLARRGVEY is encoded by the coding sequence ATGTCGTGGAAAGACAGACTTGGCCTAGTGCACATCTACACCGGCAACGGGAAGGGAAAAACGACTTCAGCCTTTGGATTGGCCGTCAGGATGCTGGGTTCTGGCGGAAAGGTGATAATAATCCAGTTCCTGAAGGCTGGCAGGGCTTACGGAGAGCAGGTTAAGATAGAGGAGTGCGGGGCAGTTATAGAGTCCTACGGCCTTCCCAAGTTCGTCCACGGGAAGCCGAGCGAGGAAGACATAGAAGCTGCAAAGCGGGCCCTTGAGAGGGCCAGGGAAGTTGCATCAAGTGGGGAGTGGGACTTGGTCGTCCTCGACGAGCTCTGCGTTGCCCTAAGCTTCGGCATGCTCGACGTGGGTGAGGTTAAGGAGCTGATAAGGAAGAAAGCTCCCCACACCGAGCTCGTCCTCACCGGGAGGTACTGCCCCGAAGAGCTCTTCGAGTTGGCCGACTACGTGACGGAGATGAGGGAGGTAAAGCACCCCTACCAGAGGGGTGTCCTAGCGAGGAGGGGCGTGGAGTACTGA
- the dph5 gene encoding diphthine synthase, protein MALYFIGLGLHDEKDITLKGLEIAKKCERVFAEFYTSLLAGTTIERIEELIGKPIKRLTREDVELNFEKIVLPEAREKDVAFLTAGDPMVATTHADLRIRAKRAGVESYVIHAPSIYSAVAVTGLQIYKFGKSATVAYPEKNWFPTSHYDVIRENRERGLHTLLFLDIKAEQNRYMTANEAMEILQKVEEMKGEGVFTPETLVVVLARAGSLNPTIRAGYVKDMIGEDFGRQPHVLIVPGRLHIVEAEYLVEFAGAPEEILREV, encoded by the coding sequence ATGGCGCTCTACTTCATAGGACTGGGCCTCCACGATGAAAAGGACATAACTCTCAAGGGGCTTGAGATAGCGAAGAAATGCGAGAGGGTCTTTGCCGAGTTCTACACCTCCCTGCTGGCAGGGACAACGATAGAAAGGATTGAGGAACTGATAGGGAAGCCGATAAAGAGACTCACAAGGGAGGACGTTGAGCTGAACTTCGAGAAAATAGTCCTTCCGGAGGCGAGGGAGAAGGACGTTGCCTTTCTCACCGCCGGTGACCCTATGGTTGCCACGACCCACGCTGACCTGAGGATAAGGGCGAAGAGGGCAGGAGTGGAAAGCTACGTCATCCACGCCCCCAGCATTTACTCGGCGGTGGCTGTAACGGGACTCCAGATATACAAGTTCGGGAAGAGCGCCACAGTTGCCTATCCCGAGAAGAACTGGTTTCCCACGAGCCACTACGATGTAATAAGGGAAAACCGTGAGAGGGGCCTTCATACACTCCTGTTCCTCGACATAAAGGCCGAGCAGAACCGCTACATGACGGCCAACGAGGCCATGGAGATACTCCAAAAGGTCGAGGAGATGAAGGGGGAAGGCGTCTTTACGCCCGAGACCCTAGTGGTAGTTCTTGCCAGGGCGGGTTCGCTGAACCCCACCATAAGGGCTGGTTACGTGAAGGATATGATTGGGGAGGACTTCGGGAGACAGCCCCACGTTCTCATAGTGCCCGGAAGGCTACACATCGTCGAGGCGGAGTATTTGGTGGAGTTTGCCGGTGCCCCCGAGGAAATCCTGCGCGAGGTCTAG
- a CDS encoding metal-dependent transcriptional regulator: protein MKISKREEEYLEAMYILHKNKGVIRVKDIAKLMNVKPPSVVDALKKLAEKGLVEYEKYDRILLTEEGRKVAEETYSKHVFLTEFFIDILGIPPEIAEHDACQFEHYVSEITVQRMKEFAKFIQEQCPYVLKQFLKEKLEEKEKG from the coding sequence GTGAAGATCAGCAAGAGGGAGGAGGAGTACCTGGAGGCGATGTACATCCTCCACAAGAACAAGGGCGTTATCCGCGTGAAGGACATAGCCAAGCTCATGAACGTCAAACCCCCGAGCGTCGTCGATGCCCTCAAAAAGCTCGCCGAGAAGGGCCTCGTCGAGTACGAGAAGTACGACAGGATTCTCCTGACGGAAGAGGGAAGGAAGGTGGCCGAGGAGACCTACTCCAAGCACGTCTTCCTCACCGAGTTCTTCATAGACATACTCGGCATCCCGCCGGAGATAGCCGAACACGACGCCTGCCAGTTTGAGCATTACGTCAGCGAGATAACCGTCCAGAGGATGAAGGAGTTCGCCAAGTTCATACAGGAGCAGTGCCCCTACGTCCTCAAGCAGTTCCTAAAGGAGAAGCTTGAAGAAAAAGAAAAGGGCTGA
- a CDS encoding NCS2 family permease: protein MGWFERYFEFDRYGTDMRTEVLAGVTTFMTMAYILFVNPAILSDAIGKEAFNSLVAVTALAAGLTTILMGLYAKKPFALAPGMGLNAYFAYTVAPKYGWKVALAAVFVEGLIFIALTLTKVRSAVIHAIPRSQKYAIGAGIGLFLTLIGLNDVGLLSAVVSKTGVLKFTGLNAPALKTGPILLFLFGLFFTGILIARRIKGALLISILTTAFLGWITGLAPWPKQILSTPDISYTFLKMDLHGLLNAGALGVVFAFFMVDFFDTLGTVTGLSAKAGFLTKDGKVPDAEKVLLTDAIGTTFGAILGTSTVTTYIESAAGIEEGGRTGMTALVTGLLFLAIGLFIAPLAGAIPSFATAPALVIVGYYMLTALREVDFSDHTEALPAFLVLITIPYTYSIADGIGVGFISYTLLKVFSGRWREVHPLMYALALVFVAYFAYLAGVF from the coding sequence ATGGGCTGGTTCGAGAGGTACTTCGAGTTTGATAGGTACGGCACGGACATGAGAACCGAGGTCCTCGCTGGAGTAACGACCTTCATGACGATGGCCTACATACTCTTCGTGAACCCTGCCATACTCAGCGACGCAATCGGCAAGGAGGCCTTCAACTCTCTCGTGGCTGTAACGGCCCTGGCAGCTGGTCTGACAACGATACTGATGGGCCTCTACGCCAAGAAGCCCTTTGCACTTGCCCCTGGAATGGGTCTCAACGCTTACTTCGCCTACACGGTTGCCCCAAAGTACGGCTGGAAGGTTGCCCTCGCGGCCGTTTTTGTAGAGGGTCTGATATTCATAGCCCTCACCCTCACCAAGGTCAGGAGCGCGGTAATACACGCAATTCCGAGGAGCCAGAAATATGCCATCGGAGCCGGAATCGGCCTGTTCCTCACCCTAATAGGCCTCAACGACGTTGGACTTCTCTCAGCGGTCGTTAGCAAGACCGGCGTTCTGAAGTTTACCGGCCTCAACGCCCCGGCACTGAAGACCGGGCCAATCTTGCTCTTTCTCTTCGGCCTGTTCTTCACGGGAATACTCATAGCGAGGCGCATCAAGGGGGCGCTCCTCATCTCAATCCTCACAACTGCCTTCCTCGGGTGGATAACGGGCCTCGCACCCTGGCCCAAGCAGATACTCTCAACTCCCGACATAAGCTACACCTTCCTCAAAATGGACCTCCACGGCCTCCTCAACGCCGGAGCACTCGGAGTTGTCTTCGCCTTCTTTATGGTGGACTTCTTCGACACCCTTGGAACGGTAACAGGGCTCAGTGCCAAGGCGGGCTTCCTCACAAAGGACGGAAAGGTCCCCGATGCTGAAAAAGTTCTCCTCACGGATGCGATAGGAACGACCTTTGGGGCCATCCTGGGAACTTCAACGGTAACGACCTACATCGAGAGTGCCGCGGGAATAGAGGAGGGCGGAAGAACCGGGATGACAGCCCTCGTCACTGGCCTTCTCTTCCTCGCGATAGGCCTCTTCATAGCCCCGCTCGCGGGCGCGATACCCTCCTTCGCAACGGCTCCGGCACTGGTCATAGTCGGCTACTACATGCTCACAGCATTGAGGGAGGTTGACTTCAGCGATCACACAGAGGCACTTCCGGCTTTCCTCGTGCTCATAACCATACCCTACACCTACTCGATAGCGGACGGCATAGGCGTTGGCTTCATAAGCTACACACTGCTCAAGGTCTTCAGCGGACGCTGGAGGGAAGTGCACCCGCTCATGTACGCCCTAGCGCTGGTCTTCGTTGCCTACTTCGCCTACCTCGCAGGAGTCTTCTGA
- a CDS encoding ABC transporter ATP-binding protein, with amino-acid sequence MVSVELRGIEKRWEDFRLSIESLKVRDGELLTLLGPSGCGKTTTLRVIAGFERPDSGEVLFGGRVVNELPPYERGIGIVFQDYALFPHMTVFKNVAFGLEMRKLPRAEIERKVRETLELVGLRGFENRYPEQLSGGQQQRVALARALVIEPEVLLLDEPLSNLDAKIRERLRGEVRRIQRELGITALYVTHDQEEAMAISDRIAVMNVGTIEQVGKPLELYYHPKTEFVATFLGTGNILELEARDGKACLGELCFDVEGKGTVRVFFRPENVLIKPGESAELLEVELLPGRARLRVGIEGTTITAERFIGELFFDPERPPERVGLEVTSYAVLPPRF; translated from the coding sequence ATGGTGAGCGTAGAACTCAGGGGGATTGAAAAGCGCTGGGAGGACTTCAGGCTGAGTATAGAGAGCCTTAAGGTCAGGGACGGCGAGCTCCTCACTCTCCTAGGGCCAAGCGGATGCGGTAAGACGACTACCCTGAGGGTTATAGCGGGTTTTGAACGGCCGGACTCGGGGGAGGTTCTCTTCGGAGGCAGGGTTGTCAACGAGTTGCCCCCCTACGAGAGGGGCATCGGGATAGTCTTTCAGGACTACGCCCTATTCCCCCACATGACGGTCTTCAAGAACGTCGCCTTCGGCCTTGAGATGAGAAAGCTCCCGAGGGCAGAGATAGAGAGGAAAGTCAGGGAGACCCTTGAACTCGTTGGCCTCAGGGGATTCGAGAACCGCTACCCGGAACAGCTCAGCGGGGGACAGCAGCAGAGGGTTGCCCTCGCGAGGGCACTCGTCATCGAGCCGGAGGTTCTCCTCCTTGATGAGCCGTTGAGCAACCTCGACGCCAAGATAAGGGAGAGGTTGAGGGGTGAAGTGAGGAGGATTCAGCGCGAGCTCGGGATAACGGCCCTCTACGTCACCCACGATCAGGAGGAGGCAATGGCGATAAGCGATAGGATAGCCGTCATGAACGTCGGGACAATAGAGCAGGTCGGGAAACCGCTGGAGCTCTACTATCACCCCAAAACGGAGTTCGTGGCCACTTTCCTCGGAACCGGCAACATCCTTGAGCTTGAGGCCCGGGACGGGAAGGCCTGCTTGGGTGAGCTGTGCTTTGACGTCGAAGGGAAAGGCACCGTCAGGGTTTTCTTCAGGCCGGAAAACGTCCTCATAAAGCCCGGTGAGAGTGCAGAGCTCTTGGAGGTCGAGCTCCTTCCGGGAAGGGCGAGGCTGAGGGTGGGAATAGAAGGAACCACCATCACGGCCGAGCGCTTTATAGGGGAGCTCTTCTTCGACCCCGAAAGACCGCCCGAGAGGGTCGGTCTGGAGGTAACGTCCTACGCTGTTCTCCCCCCACGTTTTTGA
- a CDS encoding iron ABC transporter permease: protein MRFRIAHLLLLIPVSFLLVFFYLPMASVLKLGLWENGLTLTGVISVIENGYHRGVIAFTIAQALASTLLTLAIGLPGAYFFANYDFPGKRAVKAILTVPFVMPSIMVALGFTILFGRDGIIANLIGHDPGIIYTWKAILLAHAFYNFPVVVRMVSALWQRVNPHYEEAAMALGARGWRLFWRVTLPLISPAIFASAMLTFVFCFLSFSIPLILGGYRYATIEVDIFTSVMTLLDFKTGAVLAVIQIALSGVFMYLYLKSLEAYSKREEQKLVRETRRLTLRDFLGLRGIGMALYILVVLLFIVAPLLAVLYDSLVFNGHLSLENYRRVFSTAYNPMFGTSTLGAVRNSLLFGFATVVFSTLVALPIAYALNRWEFRGKRILDVLAMLPLASSPITIGLAYVRFFHSTPLYYTFWIVAIAHVVIAYPFVLRAISTSLGKIKRNLFEAALSLGAREVTAFLRVELPLAIGGLVVGAIFAFAMSIAELGATYMLATPEYTTMTIAVYKFIGARQFGSASALSVLLMLVSALSFMIIERVGEEVW, encoded by the coding sequence ATGAGGTTTAGGATTGCCCACCTGCTCCTCCTCATCCCGGTTTCCTTCCTGCTGGTCTTCTTCTACCTCCCCATGGCCAGCGTTCTCAAGCTGGGCCTCTGGGAAAACGGGCTCACTCTCACCGGCGTAATCTCCGTTATTGAGAACGGCTACCACAGGGGGGTAATAGCCTTCACCATAGCCCAGGCCCTCGCTTCTACCCTGCTCACCCTGGCAATCGGCCTGCCCGGGGCTTACTTCTTCGCCAACTACGATTTCCCGGGGAAGAGGGCCGTAAAGGCCATTCTCACCGTCCCCTTTGTCATGCCGAGCATAATGGTCGCCCTCGGCTTTACAATTCTCTTCGGCAGGGACGGGATTATAGCTAACCTCATCGGCCACGACCCGGGCATCATCTACACATGGAAGGCCATCCTCTTGGCACACGCCTTCTACAATTTCCCCGTTGTCGTCAGGATGGTTTCAGCGCTCTGGCAGAGGGTGAACCCCCACTACGAGGAAGCCGCCATGGCCCTCGGGGCGAGGGGGTGGAGGCTCTTCTGGAGGGTTACACTGCCCCTGATCTCCCCGGCCATCTTCGCCTCCGCCATGCTCACCTTCGTCTTCTGCTTCCTTAGCTTCTCGATACCCCTCATCCTCGGGGGCTACCGCTACGCCACCATTGAGGTTGACATATTCACCTCCGTCATGACGCTCCTCGATTTCAAAACCGGGGCGGTTTTAGCCGTCATCCAGATCGCCCTGAGTGGAGTTTTCATGTACCTCTACCTCAAGAGCCTTGAGGCCTACTCAAAGAGGGAGGAGCAGAAGCTGGTGAGGGAAACCAGAAGGCTCACCCTCAGGGACTTCCTCGGGCTGAGGGGCATCGGGATGGCCCTTTACATCCTCGTTGTGTTGCTCTTCATAGTCGCCCCTCTTCTGGCCGTTCTCTACGACTCGCTGGTCTTCAACGGCCACCTCAGCCTCGAAAACTACCGCAGGGTTTTCTCCACCGCGTATAACCCGATGTTCGGCACTTCAACGCTCGGCGCGGTGAGGAACTCCCTCCTCTTCGGCTTTGCAACGGTCGTTTTTTCGACCCTCGTTGCCCTCCCGATAGCCTACGCCCTCAACCGCTGGGAGTTCAGGGGAAAGAGGATTCTCGACGTTCTGGCTATGCTGCCCCTGGCCAGCTCCCCGATAACGATAGGCCTCGCCTACGTCCGCTTCTTCCACAGCACCCCCCTCTACTACACCTTCTGGATAGTTGCCATAGCTCACGTTGTCATAGCGTACCCCTTTGTCCTGAGGGCAATATCGACGAGCCTCGGGAAGATAAAGAGGAACCTCTTCGAGGCAGCTCTCAGCCTCGGCGCCAGAGAGGTCACTGCCTTCCTCAGGGTCGAACTACCCCTGGCCATCGGAGGGCTCGTCGTGGGGGCGATATTCGCCTTCGCGATGAGCATAGCCGAGCTGGGGGCGACGTATATGCTGGCCACACCGGAGTACACGACGATGACGATAGCGGTTTACAAGTTCATCGGGGCGAGACAGTTCGGGAGCGCATCGGCCCTCTCGGTTCTCCTGATGCTCGTTTCCGCACTCAGCTTCATGATAATAGAGCGCGTCGGTGAGGAGGTATGGTGA
- a CDS encoding P1 family peptidase translates to MKAPDLGIRIGLHEHGKRNSIADLGVRVGHKTLMEGENIRTGVTVLLPPVENPYRERLFSATFIMNGFSKPIGFVQVDELGYIETPIALTNTLSVYTVANAMVKHMIELNPDLRSVSPVVMECNDSYLNDIRAMKVGEEHYFEALKNAKLDFEEGSVGAGTGMSAFEFKGGIGSSSRVVEIGGENYTVASLVLANFGRREDLTTAGVPVGLYLKDYPGRGTSGRGSISIVVATDAPLTARGLKRLAKRAIVGLARTGGYAYHGSGDVVLAFSTAQTVPAGKEPELVSSLPDNALSGLFRATAEATEEAIINALLQAKTVEGNGHVRYALPVGKVLEILGKHGLIEKA, encoded by the coding sequence ATGAAGGCCCCTGATTTGGGAATAAGAATCGGCCTTCACGAGCACGGAAAGAGGAACTCCATAGCGGATCTGGGCGTTAGAGTTGGACACAAAACGCTGATGGAGGGAGAGAACATCAGAACGGGCGTTACCGTTCTTCTACCGCCCGTTGAAAACCCCTACCGCGAAAGGCTTTTCTCGGCTACCTTCATCATGAACGGCTTCTCAAAGCCCATAGGCTTCGTCCAGGTTGATGAACTGGGATACATCGAGACGCCCATCGCACTAACAAACACGCTGAGCGTCTACACCGTTGCGAACGCGATGGTTAAGCACATGATAGAGCTGAACCCGGATTTGAGGAGCGTCTCGCCCGTTGTGATGGAGTGCAACGACTCATACCTCAACGACATAAGGGCGATGAAAGTTGGTGAGGAGCACTACTTTGAGGCGCTCAAAAATGCCAAACTCGACTTCGAGGAGGGTTCCGTTGGAGCGGGAACGGGAATGAGCGCCTTCGAGTTCAAGGGCGGAATAGGCTCTTCCTCAAGGGTCGTCGAGATAGGCGGAGAGAACTACACGGTCGCTTCCCTCGTTTTGGCGAACTTCGGGAGGAGGGAGGATTTAACCACCGCCGGTGTTCCCGTCGGCCTCTACCTGAAGGACTACCCCGGCAGGGGCACCTCTGGAAGGGGGAGCATCTCGATTGTTGTAGCGACGGACGCCCCGTTAACTGCCAGAGGGTTGAAGAGGCTCGCGAAGAGGGCAATCGTTGGACTCGCGAGAACCGGGGGCTACGCCTACCACGGGAGCGGTGATGTTGTTTTAGCTTTCTCCACAGCTCAGACGGTTCCAGCCGGGAAAGAACCAGAGCTTGTGAGTTCTCTCCCAGACAATGCCCTGAGCGGGCTCTTCAGGGCGACCGCCGAGGCGACGGAAGAGGCGATAATCAACGCCCTCCTTCAGGCTAAAACCGTTGAAGGCAACGGGCACGTGAGGTATGCCCTCCCCGTTGGGAAAGTCCTTGAAATCCTTGGGAAGCATGGGTTAATTGAGAAAGCCTGA